The Pseudomonadota bacterium genome includes a window with the following:
- a CDS encoding RNA polymerase factor sigma-32, translating into MANNTQLIPVANSFSLYMTEINRFPLLKPEEERELAFQYHDHGDLEAAHKLVVSNLRFVVKIASEYSGYQMKKMDLIQEGNLGLMTAVKKFDPERGYKLISYAVWWIRAYIQDYIMRSWSLVKIGTTQLQKRLFYKLSKIKGLLNGNEIDREAMRALMDGQEDDEKVRALYERLSQRDLSLFRTINDGDATYMDMLVSDDNQEKALIDLDEQQMLQEKVREALSMLTSRERQVVEGRFFSGSAKTLQEVGDGLGITRERVRQLENNAKKKLKKRLEIELDNLSLAA; encoded by the coding sequence ATGGCTAACAATACTCAGTTGATTCCTGTAGCCAACTCGTTTTCTCTGTACATGACGGAAATAAACCGCTTTCCTCTGCTTAAGCCTGAGGAGGAGAGAGAGCTTGCCTTCCAATATCATGATCATGGAGACCTCGAAGCTGCACATAAGCTGGTTGTCAGTAACTTACGTTTTGTGGTTAAAATTGCATCTGAATATAGTGGCTACCAGATGAAGAAAATGGACCTGATCCAGGAAGGCAACCTGGGTTTGATGACCGCGGTAAAGAAATTCGATCCTGAGCGGGGTTACAAGCTAATTTCTTATGCTGTATGGTGGATACGGGCTTATATTCAGGATTATATCATGCGGTCATGGAGCCTGGTGAAAATTGGCACAACTCAACTGCAAAAACGATTGTTTTACAAACTTTCCAAGATCAAAGGGTTGCTTAATGGTAATGAGATTGATCGTGAAGCCATGCGGGCACTGATGGATGGGCAGGAAGACGATGAAAAGGTCCGGGCCCTCTACGAGCGGCTCAGCCAGCGTGATCTCTCACTTTTTCGAACCATAAATGATGGAGATGCCACTTATATGGATATGCTGGTCTCCGATGATAATCAGGAGAAAGCCTTAATTGATCTGGATGAACAGCAGATGTTGCAGGAGAAAGTCAGGGAGGCGTTGTCCATGCTTACCAGTCGTGAGCGGCAGGTCGTGGAAGGGCGGTTTTTTTCCGGATCAGCGAAAACATTGCAGGAAGTCGGAGACGGTTTGGGGATTACCCGTGAGCGGGTCAGACAGTTGGAAAATAA